Proteins from a single region of Gossypium arboreum isolate Shixiya-1 chromosome 1, ASM2569848v2, whole genome shotgun sequence:
- the LOC108483482 gene encoding uncharacterized protein LOC108483482 isoform X3 yields MASSSKANLAEQDEGEEADEIEHFNDFTLASSWERFISEIEATCRQWLADGPKRLLEMGAVHLDSSDNIYKVKSELKNAAKIYSMEYYFEISGKIADWNCTLHDLQLCFGVKEFLVISPQSASGVVLDAPEATKLLSAVSIALANCSSLWPAFVPVHDPSRKAFIGIQNMGTIFTRRFEADRIGSQVPIKFMHLEGLYELFVSKFAYCMSDHSMHLFRVHLLMKLTYQTLSNDEDNYDDIQEADTENAESETSPGCGNPNRKHWDDDCPWNEWYSAEDPVMGFDLVVTWLEKVVESSLEMAEMENASPHEAEKWILAPNLYPNLDSSKGDRIGFASQLHLLVNALEMSFESPFIEDFVSVENPGSDNLESTMVIPPPTVLDRVLKDLFLEDPQLPDFAKDEHKSSRAIKGAPVESLFAQFCLHSLWFGNCNIRAIAVLWIEFVQEIRWHWEESQPLPKIPANGSIDLATCLINQKLQMLAICIGKKRELNEEFEDCIGTKDDASANMEKMQEVNKVGDESSSFHARSQAFDEKRDSLLTPEGFNGSKTVESKFSANAQDVHSADKSTLDSIRRGSAGPVGSMKLLKLCQSLHAPFTQSAPLMTEDMHEERLRAIETFGFSFLERETLSSDMSAFKAANPGAVFEDFIRWYSPRDWENDESEAKGPSTDLTEGMNVDWPPQGRLSRRMSESGNFWRKIWDEAPILPASEQKPLLDPNLEGQKILHYLETMQPHQLLEQMVCSAFRASADTLNQTNYGSLKEMDTKMDQLYLTMASTLRPLQVNLLSNTSDTIEDLQRLCVVFEHVEKLLILAASLHRRFRQVPRISEAIFSNYYNFYLPTMGIGLADVDTQKEFDMKLQLSQNERQVVSNMFTPPTANQSWRKVLSMGNHLNGHEPILREIIFSMHDNASDNHYASSSHRDYQQDTETYRMYTCGTSNDLRGLLSPLRMLAIECH; encoded by the exons ATGGCATCTTCAAGCAAAGCCAATCTAGCTGAGCAAGATGAAGGAGAGGAAGCAGACGAA ATTGAACACTTCAATGATTTCACTCTGGCTTCTTCATGGGAAAG GTTCATATCTGAAATAGAGGCTACCTGTCGGCAGTGGTTAGCTGATGGTCCAAAGCGTTTGCTG GAAATGGGAGCAGTTCATCTGGACTCATCTGATAACATATATAAGGTCAAATCTGAGTTAAAAAATGCTGCAAAAATCTATTCCATGGAGTACTACTTTGAAATCAGCG GCAAAATTGCTGACTGGAATTGCACTTTGCATGATTTGCAGCTTTGCTTTGGAGTAAAAGAATTCTTG GTGATTTCACCTCAAAGTGCCAGTGGTGTGGTACTTGATGCGCCAGAGGCAACCAAGCTTCTAAGTGCAGTTTCAATTGCTTTAGCAAATTGTTCAAG TCTGTGGCCAGCTTTTGTCCCTGTCCATGACCCTTCAAGAAAAGCATTTATTGGAATACAAAACATGGGAACAATTTTTACGAGACGGTTTGAGGCAGATCGTATTGGTAGCCAGGTTCCTATAAAGTTCATGCATCTGGAAGGATTGTATGAGTTGTTTGTTTCCAAGTTT GCTTACTGCATGTCAGACCATTCAATGCATCTTTTCAGAGTACATCTTTTAATGAAACTCACCTATCAAACACTTTCAAATGATGAGGACAATTACGATGATATCCAAGAGGCTGATACCGAAAATGCCGAATCTGAAACAAGTCCAGGCTGTGGTAATCCCAATAGGAAGCATTGGGATGATGATTGCCCTTGGAATGAGTGGTATTCCGCTGAAGATCCAGTAATGG GATTTGATTTAGTGGTCACTTGGTTAGAAAAAGTGGTTGAAAGCTCCTTGGAAATGGCTGAAATGGAAAATGCTTCACCCCATGAAGCTGAGAAGTGGATCTTAGCTCCAAATTTGTACCCCAATCT TGATAGTTCAAAAGGAGACAGAATTGGATTTGCCTCCCAGTTGCATCTTTTGGTTAATGCATTGGAGATGTCATTTGAATCTCCATTTATAGAGGATTTTGTGTCAG TTGAAAATCCTGGTTCAGACAATTTGGAGTCTACTATGGTTATACCACCACCTACCGTCCTTGACCGTGTGCTTAAAGATCTCTTTCTTGAGG ATCCCCAGTTACCTGATTTTGCTAAAGATGAACATAAGAGTTCTCGAGCTATTAAAGGAGCACCTGTTGAGTCTCTTTTTGCGCAGTTTTGTTTACACTCGCTATGGTTTGGCAATTGTAACATACGTG CCATTGCTGTGCTCTGGATAGAGTTTGTTCAAGAAATTCGCTGGCATTGGGAAGAGTCACAGCCATTGCCTAAAATTCCAGCCAATGGTTCAATTGACCTAGCAACTTGTTTGATCAACCAGAAGCTACAAATG CTTGCAATATGCATTGGGAAGAAGCGTGAACTGAATGAAGAATTTGAAGACTGTATTGGAACTAAAGATGATGCATCTGCAAATATGGAG AAAATGCAGGAAGTAAATAAAGTTGGAGATGAGTCTTCTAGTTTTCATGCTCGGAGTCAAGCCTTTGATGAGAAACGTGACAG TCTCTTGACTCCAGAAGGTTTTAATGGATCTAAAACAGTTGAATCAAAGTTCAGTGCAAATGCTCAAGATGTGCATTCTGCTGATAAAAGCACTTTGGATTCTATTAGGAGAGGTTCAGCTGGTCCTGTGGGATCTATGAAGCTTCTGAAATTGTGTCAGAGCTTGCATGCTCCTTTTACGCAG AGTGCACCACTCATGACAGAAGACATGCATGAAGAACGACTCCGTGCTATTGAGACCTTTGGTTTTTCATTT TTGGAGAGAGAGACATTATCTTCAG ACATGTCAGCTTTTAAAGCTGCAAATCCTGGTGCTGTTTTCGAAGATTTTATCCGGTGGTATTCACCTAGAGATTGGGAGAATGACGAAAGTGAGGCAAAGGGTCCATCCACAGATCTTACGGAGGGTATGAATGTTGACTGGCCTCCTCAAGGAAGGCTTTCACGGCGGATGTCTGAAAGTGGGAACTTTTGGCGAAAGATTTGGGATGAGGCTCCTATTTTGCCAGCTTCTGAGCAGAAACCACTACTGGATCCAAACCTAGAAGGACAGAAG ATCCTTCATTACCTGGAAACTATGCAACCCCATCAGTTGCTTGAGCAAATGGTCTGTTCTGCATTCAGAGCGTCAGCGGACACTCTAAACCAAACAAATTATGGAAGCTTGAAGGAGATGGACACGAAAATGGACCAACTGTACCTTACTATGGCATCTACGTTAAGGCCTTTGCAAG TGAACCTATTATCTAACACCAGTGACACTATTGAAGACCTCCAACGGCTTTGTGTTGTCTTTGAACATGTCGAGAAGTTGTTAATACTTGCAGCTTCCCTTCATCGTAGATTTAGACAAGTGCCACGAATCTCGGAAGCCATTTTCAGTAACTACTACAACTTTTACCTTCCAACCATGGGAATTGGCTTAGCTGATGTAGATACTCAGAAG GAATTTGACATGAAGCTGCAACTAAGTCAGAATGAGAGACAAGTTGTGTCAAATATGTTCACGCCACCAACCGCTAATCAGTCATGGAGAAAAGTTTTAAGCATGGGAAATCATCTGAACGGCCATGAACCAATCCTCAGGGAGATCATCTTCTCAATGCACGATAATGCCAGTGACAATCACTACGCAAGCAGCAGCCACAGAGATTATCAACAGGATACAGAAACATATCGGATGTATACATGCGGAACCTCGAATGATCTTCGG GGTCTACTTTCACCCCTTAGAATGTTAGCAATCGAATGTCACTGA
- the LOC108483482 gene encoding uncharacterized protein LOC108483482 isoform X1, with translation MASSSKANLAEQDEGEEADEIEHFNDFTLASSWERFISEIEATCRQWLADGPKRLLEMGAVHLDSSDNIYKVKSELKNAAKIYSMEYYFEISGKIADWNCTLHDLQLCFGVKEFLVISPQSASGVVLDAPEATKLLSAVSIALANCSSLWPAFVPVHDPSRKAFIGIQNMGTIFTRRFEADRIGSQVPIKFMHLEGLYELFVSKFAYCMSDHSMHLFRVHLLMKLTYQTLSNDEDNYDDIQEADTENAESETSPGCGNPNRKHWDDDCPWNEWYSAEDPVMGFDLVVTWLEKVVESSLEMAEMENASPHEAEKWILAPNLYPNLDSSKGDRIGFASQLHLLVNALEMSFESPFIEDFVSVENPGSDNLESTMVIPPPTVLDRVLKDLFLEDPQLPDFAKDEHKSSRAIKGAPVESLFAQFCLHSLWFGNCNIRAIAVLWIEFVQEIRWHWEESQPLPKIPANGSIDLATCLINQKLQMLAICIGKKRELNEEFEDCIGTKDDASANMEKMQEVNKVGDESSSFHARSQAFDEKRDSLLTPEGFNGSKTVESKFSANAQDVHSADKSTLDSIRRGSAGPVGSMKLLKLCQSLHAPFTQSAPLMTEDMHEERLRAIETFGFSFNFSAQLERETLSSDMSAFKAANPGAVFEDFIRWYSPRDWENDESEAKGPSTDLTEGMNVDWPPQGRLSRRMSESGNFWRKIWDEAPILPASEQKPLLDPNLEGQKILHYLETMQPHQLLEQMVCSAFRASADTLNQTNYGSLKEMDTKMDQLYLTMASTLRPLQVNLLSNTSDTIEDLQRLCVVFEHVEKLLILAASLHRRFRQVPRISEAIFSNYYNFYLPTMGIGLADVDTQKEFDMKLQLSQNERQVVSNMFTPPTANQSWRKVLSMGNHLNGHEPILREIIFSMHDNASDNHYASSSHRDYQQDTETYRMYTCGTSNDLRGLLSPLRMLAIECH, from the exons ATGGCATCTTCAAGCAAAGCCAATCTAGCTGAGCAAGATGAAGGAGAGGAAGCAGACGAA ATTGAACACTTCAATGATTTCACTCTGGCTTCTTCATGGGAAAG GTTCATATCTGAAATAGAGGCTACCTGTCGGCAGTGGTTAGCTGATGGTCCAAAGCGTTTGCTG GAAATGGGAGCAGTTCATCTGGACTCATCTGATAACATATATAAGGTCAAATCTGAGTTAAAAAATGCTGCAAAAATCTATTCCATGGAGTACTACTTTGAAATCAGCG GCAAAATTGCTGACTGGAATTGCACTTTGCATGATTTGCAGCTTTGCTTTGGAGTAAAAGAATTCTTG GTGATTTCACCTCAAAGTGCCAGTGGTGTGGTACTTGATGCGCCAGAGGCAACCAAGCTTCTAAGTGCAGTTTCAATTGCTTTAGCAAATTGTTCAAG TCTGTGGCCAGCTTTTGTCCCTGTCCATGACCCTTCAAGAAAAGCATTTATTGGAATACAAAACATGGGAACAATTTTTACGAGACGGTTTGAGGCAGATCGTATTGGTAGCCAGGTTCCTATAAAGTTCATGCATCTGGAAGGATTGTATGAGTTGTTTGTTTCCAAGTTT GCTTACTGCATGTCAGACCATTCAATGCATCTTTTCAGAGTACATCTTTTAATGAAACTCACCTATCAAACACTTTCAAATGATGAGGACAATTACGATGATATCCAAGAGGCTGATACCGAAAATGCCGAATCTGAAACAAGTCCAGGCTGTGGTAATCCCAATAGGAAGCATTGGGATGATGATTGCCCTTGGAATGAGTGGTATTCCGCTGAAGATCCAGTAATGG GATTTGATTTAGTGGTCACTTGGTTAGAAAAAGTGGTTGAAAGCTCCTTGGAAATGGCTGAAATGGAAAATGCTTCACCCCATGAAGCTGAGAAGTGGATCTTAGCTCCAAATTTGTACCCCAATCT TGATAGTTCAAAAGGAGACAGAATTGGATTTGCCTCCCAGTTGCATCTTTTGGTTAATGCATTGGAGATGTCATTTGAATCTCCATTTATAGAGGATTTTGTGTCAG TTGAAAATCCTGGTTCAGACAATTTGGAGTCTACTATGGTTATACCACCACCTACCGTCCTTGACCGTGTGCTTAAAGATCTCTTTCTTGAGG ATCCCCAGTTACCTGATTTTGCTAAAGATGAACATAAGAGTTCTCGAGCTATTAAAGGAGCACCTGTTGAGTCTCTTTTTGCGCAGTTTTGTTTACACTCGCTATGGTTTGGCAATTGTAACATACGTG CCATTGCTGTGCTCTGGATAGAGTTTGTTCAAGAAATTCGCTGGCATTGGGAAGAGTCACAGCCATTGCCTAAAATTCCAGCCAATGGTTCAATTGACCTAGCAACTTGTTTGATCAACCAGAAGCTACAAATG CTTGCAATATGCATTGGGAAGAAGCGTGAACTGAATGAAGAATTTGAAGACTGTATTGGAACTAAAGATGATGCATCTGCAAATATGGAG AAAATGCAGGAAGTAAATAAAGTTGGAGATGAGTCTTCTAGTTTTCATGCTCGGAGTCAAGCCTTTGATGAGAAACGTGACAG TCTCTTGACTCCAGAAGGTTTTAATGGATCTAAAACAGTTGAATCAAAGTTCAGTGCAAATGCTCAAGATGTGCATTCTGCTGATAAAAGCACTTTGGATTCTATTAGGAGAGGTTCAGCTGGTCCTGTGGGATCTATGAAGCTTCTGAAATTGTGTCAGAGCTTGCATGCTCCTTTTACGCAG AGTGCACCACTCATGACAGAAGACATGCATGAAGAACGACTCCGTGCTATTGAGACCTTTGGTTTTTCATTT AACTTTTCTGCGCAGTTGGAGAGAGAGACATTATCTTCAG ACATGTCAGCTTTTAAAGCTGCAAATCCTGGTGCTGTTTTCGAAGATTTTATCCGGTGGTATTCACCTAGAGATTGGGAGAATGACGAAAGTGAGGCAAAGGGTCCATCCACAGATCTTACGGAGGGTATGAATGTTGACTGGCCTCCTCAAGGAAGGCTTTCACGGCGGATGTCTGAAAGTGGGAACTTTTGGCGAAAGATTTGGGATGAGGCTCCTATTTTGCCAGCTTCTGAGCAGAAACCACTACTGGATCCAAACCTAGAAGGACAGAAG ATCCTTCATTACCTGGAAACTATGCAACCCCATCAGTTGCTTGAGCAAATGGTCTGTTCTGCATTCAGAGCGTCAGCGGACACTCTAAACCAAACAAATTATGGAAGCTTGAAGGAGATGGACACGAAAATGGACCAACTGTACCTTACTATGGCATCTACGTTAAGGCCTTTGCAAG TGAACCTATTATCTAACACCAGTGACACTATTGAAGACCTCCAACGGCTTTGTGTTGTCTTTGAACATGTCGAGAAGTTGTTAATACTTGCAGCTTCCCTTCATCGTAGATTTAGACAAGTGCCACGAATCTCGGAAGCCATTTTCAGTAACTACTACAACTTTTACCTTCCAACCATGGGAATTGGCTTAGCTGATGTAGATACTCAGAAG GAATTTGACATGAAGCTGCAACTAAGTCAGAATGAGAGACAAGTTGTGTCAAATATGTTCACGCCACCAACCGCTAATCAGTCATGGAGAAAAGTTTTAAGCATGGGAAATCATCTGAACGGCCATGAACCAATCCTCAGGGAGATCATCTTCTCAATGCACGATAATGCCAGTGACAATCACTACGCAAGCAGCAGCCACAGAGATTATCAACAGGATACAGAAACATATCGGATGTATACATGCGGAACCTCGAATGATCTTCGG GGTCTACTTTCACCCCTTAGAATGTTAGCAATCGAATGTCACTGA
- the LOC108483482 gene encoding uncharacterized protein LOC108483482 isoform X2: protein MASSSKANLAEQDEGEEADEIEHFNDFTLASSWERFISEIEATCRQWLADGPKRLLEMGAVHLDSSDNIYKVKSELKNAAKIYSMEYYFEISGKIADWNCTLHDLQLCFGVKEFLVISPQSASGVVLDAPEATKLLSAVSIALANCSSLWPAFVPVHDPSRKAFIGIQNMGTIFTRRFEADRIGSQVPIKFMHLEGLYELFVSKFAYCMSDHSMHLFRVHLLMKLTYQTLSNDEDNYDDIQEADTENAESETSPGCGNPNRKHWDDDCPWNEWYSAEDPVMGFDLVVTWLEKVVESSLEMAEMENASPHEAEKWILAPNLYPNLDSSKGDRIGFASQLHLLVNALEMSFESPFIEDFVSVENPGSDNLESTMVIPPPTVLDRVLKDLFLEDPQLPDFAKDEHKSSRAIKGAPVESLFAQFCLHSLWFGNCNIRAIAVLWIEFVQEIRWHWEESQPLPKIPANGSIDLATCLINQKLQMLAICIGKKRELNEEFEDCIGTKDDASANMEEVNKVGDESSSFHARSQAFDEKRDSLLTPEGFNGSKTVESKFSANAQDVHSADKSTLDSIRRGSAGPVGSMKLLKLCQSLHAPFTQSAPLMTEDMHEERLRAIETFGFSFNFSAQLERETLSSDMSAFKAANPGAVFEDFIRWYSPRDWENDESEAKGPSTDLTEGMNVDWPPQGRLSRRMSESGNFWRKIWDEAPILPASEQKPLLDPNLEGQKILHYLETMQPHQLLEQMVCSAFRASADTLNQTNYGSLKEMDTKMDQLYLTMASTLRPLQVNLLSNTSDTIEDLQRLCVVFEHVEKLLILAASLHRRFRQVPRISEAIFSNYYNFYLPTMGIGLADVDTQKEFDMKLQLSQNERQVVSNMFTPPTANQSWRKVLSMGNHLNGHEPILREIIFSMHDNASDNHYASSSHRDYQQDTETYRMYTCGTSNDLRGLLSPLRMLAIECH from the exons ATGGCATCTTCAAGCAAAGCCAATCTAGCTGAGCAAGATGAAGGAGAGGAAGCAGACGAA ATTGAACACTTCAATGATTTCACTCTGGCTTCTTCATGGGAAAG GTTCATATCTGAAATAGAGGCTACCTGTCGGCAGTGGTTAGCTGATGGTCCAAAGCGTTTGCTG GAAATGGGAGCAGTTCATCTGGACTCATCTGATAACATATATAAGGTCAAATCTGAGTTAAAAAATGCTGCAAAAATCTATTCCATGGAGTACTACTTTGAAATCAGCG GCAAAATTGCTGACTGGAATTGCACTTTGCATGATTTGCAGCTTTGCTTTGGAGTAAAAGAATTCTTG GTGATTTCACCTCAAAGTGCCAGTGGTGTGGTACTTGATGCGCCAGAGGCAACCAAGCTTCTAAGTGCAGTTTCAATTGCTTTAGCAAATTGTTCAAG TCTGTGGCCAGCTTTTGTCCCTGTCCATGACCCTTCAAGAAAAGCATTTATTGGAATACAAAACATGGGAACAATTTTTACGAGACGGTTTGAGGCAGATCGTATTGGTAGCCAGGTTCCTATAAAGTTCATGCATCTGGAAGGATTGTATGAGTTGTTTGTTTCCAAGTTT GCTTACTGCATGTCAGACCATTCAATGCATCTTTTCAGAGTACATCTTTTAATGAAACTCACCTATCAAACACTTTCAAATGATGAGGACAATTACGATGATATCCAAGAGGCTGATACCGAAAATGCCGAATCTGAAACAAGTCCAGGCTGTGGTAATCCCAATAGGAAGCATTGGGATGATGATTGCCCTTGGAATGAGTGGTATTCCGCTGAAGATCCAGTAATGG GATTTGATTTAGTGGTCACTTGGTTAGAAAAAGTGGTTGAAAGCTCCTTGGAAATGGCTGAAATGGAAAATGCTTCACCCCATGAAGCTGAGAAGTGGATCTTAGCTCCAAATTTGTACCCCAATCT TGATAGTTCAAAAGGAGACAGAATTGGATTTGCCTCCCAGTTGCATCTTTTGGTTAATGCATTGGAGATGTCATTTGAATCTCCATTTATAGAGGATTTTGTGTCAG TTGAAAATCCTGGTTCAGACAATTTGGAGTCTACTATGGTTATACCACCACCTACCGTCCTTGACCGTGTGCTTAAAGATCTCTTTCTTGAGG ATCCCCAGTTACCTGATTTTGCTAAAGATGAACATAAGAGTTCTCGAGCTATTAAAGGAGCACCTGTTGAGTCTCTTTTTGCGCAGTTTTGTTTACACTCGCTATGGTTTGGCAATTGTAACATACGTG CCATTGCTGTGCTCTGGATAGAGTTTGTTCAAGAAATTCGCTGGCATTGGGAAGAGTCACAGCCATTGCCTAAAATTCCAGCCAATGGTTCAATTGACCTAGCAACTTGTTTGATCAACCAGAAGCTACAAATG CTTGCAATATGCATTGGGAAGAAGCGTGAACTGAATGAAGAATTTGAAGACTGTATTGGAACTAAAGATGATGCATCTGCAAATATGGAG GAAGTAAATAAAGTTGGAGATGAGTCTTCTAGTTTTCATGCTCGGAGTCAAGCCTTTGATGAGAAACGTGACAG TCTCTTGACTCCAGAAGGTTTTAATGGATCTAAAACAGTTGAATCAAAGTTCAGTGCAAATGCTCAAGATGTGCATTCTGCTGATAAAAGCACTTTGGATTCTATTAGGAGAGGTTCAGCTGGTCCTGTGGGATCTATGAAGCTTCTGAAATTGTGTCAGAGCTTGCATGCTCCTTTTACGCAG AGTGCACCACTCATGACAGAAGACATGCATGAAGAACGACTCCGTGCTATTGAGACCTTTGGTTTTTCATTT AACTTTTCTGCGCAGTTGGAGAGAGAGACATTATCTTCAG ACATGTCAGCTTTTAAAGCTGCAAATCCTGGTGCTGTTTTCGAAGATTTTATCCGGTGGTATTCACCTAGAGATTGGGAGAATGACGAAAGTGAGGCAAAGGGTCCATCCACAGATCTTACGGAGGGTATGAATGTTGACTGGCCTCCTCAAGGAAGGCTTTCACGGCGGATGTCTGAAAGTGGGAACTTTTGGCGAAAGATTTGGGATGAGGCTCCTATTTTGCCAGCTTCTGAGCAGAAACCACTACTGGATCCAAACCTAGAAGGACAGAAG ATCCTTCATTACCTGGAAACTATGCAACCCCATCAGTTGCTTGAGCAAATGGTCTGTTCTGCATTCAGAGCGTCAGCGGACACTCTAAACCAAACAAATTATGGAAGCTTGAAGGAGATGGACACGAAAATGGACCAACTGTACCTTACTATGGCATCTACGTTAAGGCCTTTGCAAG TGAACCTATTATCTAACACCAGTGACACTATTGAAGACCTCCAACGGCTTTGTGTTGTCTTTGAACATGTCGAGAAGTTGTTAATACTTGCAGCTTCCCTTCATCGTAGATTTAGACAAGTGCCACGAATCTCGGAAGCCATTTTCAGTAACTACTACAACTTTTACCTTCCAACCATGGGAATTGGCTTAGCTGATGTAGATACTCAGAAG GAATTTGACATGAAGCTGCAACTAAGTCAGAATGAGAGACAAGTTGTGTCAAATATGTTCACGCCACCAACCGCTAATCAGTCATGGAGAAAAGTTTTAAGCATGGGAAATCATCTGAACGGCCATGAACCAATCCTCAGGGAGATCATCTTCTCAATGCACGATAATGCCAGTGACAATCACTACGCAAGCAGCAGCCACAGAGATTATCAACAGGATACAGAAACATATCGGATGTATACATGCGGAACCTCGAATGATCTTCGG GGTCTACTTTCACCCCTTAGAATGTTAGCAATCGAATGTCACTGA